The Rhododendron vialii isolate Sample 1 chromosome 8a, ASM3025357v1 genome has a window encoding:
- the LOC131298121 gene encoding U-box domain-containing protein 19-like has translation MIQKHDRSDRRFLTFPAVHPCSAVSPATLLDSLISLSRSICSYQSKFFPTQRKIAREALRQVAILLIFFEEIQERGRPNLSDSAVLCFSELHLALQKVLFLLQDCTREGARLRALTKAGFIATQFRVLIRTVATVLDVLPLRTIDVSCEVKELIELVAKQARKAKLEIDPEDETAMNRVTSILDGFENRIKPDRRSVEPVLDYLEIRSWSECQSEIKFLDDEICLQYQDGNERELPLLSSLVGFMCYCRGVLFDTGEYGTFDQTDRMCNLETIPFLNPEDFRCPISLELMNDPVTVSTGQTYDRVSIQKWLQAGNRLCPKTGEILSNTELVPNSALRKLIQQFCVDNGVSLSKSRKKNRDITRTIVAGSPSAAEAIKFLSVVISNRMYFGTEEQKNRAAYETRLLAKSNTFNRSCLVESGTVPPLLNLLNSTDPSVQENSISALLKLSKHSSGKKAIVENGGLKPILRVLKNGLKLENRQISAATFFYLSSVHEYRKLIGSTPGAIQALADLIKDGTNCGKKNAVVAIFGLLLHHSNHQRVLSAGLVPILVNILASSNVDDLVTDSLAVLATLAESVEGSVSILQTSPLPIVISTLQSSTSRGRKEYCVSILLYLCMNCGVDAMSDLARNHPSLMPLLYSLTTDGTSHASKKARSLIRMLQKFQETSSSGLKNSAVPQECFIHVR, from the coding sequence ATGATTCAAAAACATGACCGCAGTGACCGCCGGTTTCTGACATTCCCGGCGGTTCATCCCTGCTCGGCCGTATCTCCGGCGACCCTTCTcgactctctcatctctctgtCTCGTAGCATATGCAGCTACCAATCCAAGTTCTTCCCGACCCAACGAAAGATCGCCCGCGAAGCGCTCCGCCAGGTCGCGATCCTCCTCATTTTCTTCGAGGAAATCCAAGAGCGCGGCCGGCCGAACTTGTCGGACTCCGCTGTGCTCTGTTTCTCCGAGCTCCACCTCGCCCTGCAGAAAGTCCTGTTCCTGCTCCAGGATTGCACCCGGGAGGGCGCCCGGCTACGGGCCCTGACGAAAGCCGGTTTCATTGCGACCCAGTTCCGGGTTTTGATTCGGACAGTCGCGACTGTTCTCGATGTCCTTCCACTCCGCACAATCGACGTGTCATGCGAAGTCAAGGAGCTAATCGAATTGGTTGCCAAGCAGGCGAGGAAGGCGAAATTGGAGATCGATCCGGAAGATGAAACAGCGATGAATCGAGTTACTTCGATATTGGATGGATTCGAGAACAGAATCAAGCCAGACAGGAGATCTGTCGAGCCAGTTCTCGATTACCTCGAGATTAGAAGTTGGAGCGAGTGTCAAAGTGAGATTAAATTCTTGGATGACGAAATTTGTTTACAATATCAAGATGGTAACGAGAGAGAGCTTCCTCTGTTGAGCAGTTTAGTTGGATTCATGTGCTACTGCAGGGGAGTCCTGTTCGATACAGGGGAGTACGGGACATTCGATCAAACAGATCGCATGTGTAATTTGGAAACGATTCCGTTTTTAAATCCGGAGGATTTCCGGTGCCCAATTTCCCTCGAGCTGATGAACGATCCGGTAACGGTATCCACCGGGCAGACTTACGACCGGGTTTCGATCCAAAAATGGTTACAAGCTGGAAACCGCCTCTGTCCCAAAACAGGGGAGATTTTATCAAACACAGAGTTGGTGCCCAATTCCGCTCTCCGGAAGCTAATCCAACAGTTCTGCGTCGATAACGGGGTTTCCCTCTCCAAATCGAGGAAGAAGAATCGCGACATAACGAGGACGATTGTCGCCGGAAGCCCCTCGGCAGCCGAAGCAATTAAGTTCCTCTCCGTGGTCATTTCCAACAGGATGTACTTCGGAACGGAGGAGCAGAAAAACAGGGCGGCTTATGAGACCCGATTGCTAGCAAAATCGAACACTTTTAATCGGTCTTGCTTAGTCGAATCGGGCACGGTGCCGCCTCTGTTAAACTTACTCAACTCAACCGATCCGTCGGTTCAAGAGAATTCGATTTCGGCGCTGCTGAAGCTCTCGAAGCATTCCAGTGGCAAGAAAGCGATCGTCGAAAACGGAGGGTTGAAGCCAATCCTGAGAGTTCTCAAGAACGGATTGAAGTTGGAAAATCGACAAATATCGGCCGCAACGTTTTTCTACCTCTCCTCGGTTCACGAATACCGCAAATTGATCGGTTCGACGCCCGGTGCTATACAAGCTCTGGCGGATTTGATCAAAGACGGTACGAATTGCGGGAAGAAGAACGCGGTCGTGGCGATTTTCGGCCTCCTGTTACACCATTCCAACCATCAAAGGGTGCTCTCAGCTGGGTTAGTTCCAATTCTAGTCAACATCCTAGCTTCTTCAAACGTAGATGATCTCGTAACAGATTCATTAGCCGTTCTAGCGACGTTAGCAGAGAGCGTGGAAGGATCGGTTTCGATTCTCCAGACGTCGCCTCTTCCGATAGTAATATCCACTCTGCAGTCCTCGACCTCTCGGGGACGAAAAGAGTACTGCGTCTCGATTCTGCTGTATTTGTGCATGAATTGCGGCGTGGACGCAATGTCGGATCTGGCGAGAAACCACCCTTCGCTCATGCCGCTGCTGTATTCGCTCACGACGGATGGGACTTCCCACGCGAGCAAGAAAGCGCGGTCGCTCATCAGAATGCTCCAGAAGTTCCAAGAAACAAGCTCTTCCGGGTTAAAAAACAGTGCAGTTCCACAGGAGTGCTTCATCCATGTCCGttga
- the LOC131298122 gene encoding protein DELETION OF SUV3 SUPPRESSOR 1(I)-like, which produces MATEPKAATEEPKIDLFEDDDEFEEFEINQEWDDKEEGKEVTQQWEDDWDDDDVNDDFSLQLRKELENNTTEKK; this is translated from the exons ATGGCAACGGAACCTAAGGCTGCAACTGAAGAGCCAAAAATTGACTTATTCGAAGACGATGATGAGTTCGAGGAATTCGAAATCAACCAAG AGTGGGATGAcaaggaagaaggaaaagaggTAACGCAGCAGTGGGAGGATGACTGGGATGACGACGACGTCAATGATGACTTTTCTCTGCAGCTGAGGAAGGAGTTGGAGAACAATACAACAGAGAAGAAATGA